TCCGCATATTTGAATATATACAAGTCAACCCAAATATCCTCAGAGTCCTCTGTACACAGGTGTTTGCCACCATCGTGTGTGCTTGTGGACAAGGTCGAAACCTCCCTACGGTTGGTGGTTGAGCTGCGATGGACCGTCGGATTCTCTCCTCCCGTTTTGGCGGCTGAAATCCATTCCGATCTGTTGTATTCTTGCTGCTTTGCTGGTTTTGCCTTTACGGACTTCCAATCTGAGAAGTTCCCAGTCGCTTCACTGGACTCTCCTCCGATCACGTGTCTGAAACTTCCTGGTGCCAAACTCTGACTGAGACCTTGTTGACTTTCTGGTTTTGAGGCGATGCTTCTGAGTTCTCCTGCTTCACTTGAACTCTGAAGTAACTCGGATTTACCGCTTGAGCCTCCTGGTTTCCGCTCGGCTTTAGTACCAGAGAACCCAACATAGCCAACAGGTTCGTCATGAGATGGTACCACTGGGTTAGAACTGGTGTCTTTTGGTTTGACAGTTTGGGTTGAGGGTTTAGGAAGTTTGGCCCTGCAGTAGAGGTCCTCCTTCAGAGCTTTGATGGCTGACAGAGGACCCTCTACATAAGCTTTCCCCTGCTCAGGCGAAGATCTGAACCGTATTGATCTGTGAGTTGACTGCAGGAGCTCAATCAAGGATGCTTGATCGCTTCTGAAAACAGAGAGATCTACGGTAGCCTTGGAGACGTATAAAAACACCTACAAACCAAGAACAAATGTCAGAATTAATTTAATGATGAACCTTGACAAGAAATGTCAAATTCCTGCAGTTGATGTGCTTTAGAACCAAACCATACTCACATCTGTGCTGAAGGGAAACACAGTCAGGGTGTAGTCTTCAGAAAACTCTCCATCCTTCAGGACGTGTTTTTTCTTTCTCACCACCTTTTCTGCGTCTGCCGAGAGGTCACATCGTTCTACTCTAATCTCCACCCGTAGAATAACCAAGGAACCCAGCGTGTGATAAAGCCTGACCTCACCCATTGTCACCTTTCTACTTTCACATGATGGATGACACATTAAATCAAATCATTCATCAGCTCGGCAGCACTTCATGTAATAAATGCCTCATTTATTCAGTCCCCTCCACACACAGCATGATGTATAAGTGGTTCCCATGGGAATCAATTACAGCATGAAATAGGAAATTGGTCTGACAATGATAGATGTGGCATGAGGCGTTTAAAGCTTTTCAGTCTCATTCAGCAGCCTCACGttggaccaaaaaaaaaaagcattttaataTGAACTCAGGCAAATTTCTGGTGTCGGTGagttgttttttcttttaaacaacaACGTTTAAGACCATTATGTAATTCTACTAACATATTTTCTTTGTTAATTTAGCTTTACTTTGCAAAAGGATGAAAGTTTTCTGCATCTCCACTAAATTTCTGCTACAACCCTGGGGAAATGCTGGATGCCACTGAAGGTTTTTGGAAGAAATGGGCTCTGGATGAAGAATATTtgcatatttttttaattcacatTTTGTAAAAATGTGGATGCATTCATGAAATTGAGAACTGAAACAATTTAAAGCACTTTAGACCTTCCTGATAGATGCCAATAAAAAATGGCAGTATATCTTAGATttaatcaaaaacaaacaaaaatatataatgCATGAATATCtaatataatttttttaaacatttaaatagaAACATTTTGCAAACTTGGTCATATTAATTTGTGTTGTAATACTTTACTAACTTATTACGAAAATGTAATATTACTTTTTCTTAGTAATGAATCAATAAAATTGGAATCATTGAATCAAAATTTCGTGTGTTGATTTGTTGACAAATGACGTAATTTCCTGTagccatcttttttttttgtttaaatgactttttttttaaatactaaATTTTATTAAGGCCTTAAATTGTACCTAAGCAGAAACTGTCGCCATAAATCACGTTTAAGGGACTTAATTAGAAAACAGTGACAGGTTCTGAGTAGTTAATGAAAAATAAAGTTTCAGAACTATGTTCAAACTCAGCAGCTACTAGCCAAATAAACGaagctaatttttttttttttttaccttcagcTTTGTCAAAAGTGACGAAGGCGACTCCGTCCATGTTGGTGGGGAAGGTCACCTCCTCCACGTCTCCTCCGCCGCTCCTCCTGCCGCTCTGGAAGTGAATAGTCAGCTTGTCGACCATCCTGCTGTCCGACAGCACGGTGGGCACACCGGACACCACCACCGTCCTGCTGCTCTCCATCCTCGCTGCGGACACGGAGACCGGAAGTCGTCGCGGCTAACGGTTACCGCGCGTTTTTCCAGCCGTGCTGCCCACGCCCGTCCGTTGCTATAAACCCAGCATCTCTCCAAGCAGCTTTTTACAACTGTTTATAGTTTCACTTTCACTGCTAGGTGAGGGCTGCAGTAGCGACACGTGTCCTC
This sequence is a window from Nothobranchius furzeri strain GRZ-AD chromosome 14, NfurGRZ-RIMD1, whole genome shotgun sequence. Protein-coding genes within it:
- the LOC107381003 gene encoding uncharacterized protein, which codes for MESSRTVVVSGVPTVLSDSRMVDKLTIHFQSGRRSGGGDVEEVTFPTNMDGVAFVTFDKAEDAEKVVRKKKHVLKDGEFSEDYTLTVFPFSTDVFLYVSKATVDLSVFRSDQASLIELLQSTHRSIRFRSSPEQGKAYVEGPLSAIKALKEDLYCRAKLPKPSTQTVKPKDTSSNPVVPSHDEPVGYVGFSGTKAERKPGGSSGKSELLQSSSEAGELRSIASKPESQQGLSQSLAPGSFRHVIGGESSEATGNFSDWKSVKAKPAKQQEYNRSEWISAAKTGGENPTVHRSSTTNRREVSTLSTSTHDGGKHLCTEDSEDIWVDLYIFKYAEKFHKNDFDRCLKGVNVVIKHEGADIMRLSLTDKKPSELGSSYFKVTLEDFKDLMDFLGMILRVQTIVYDKSVLLNKEKLVSICDKGNSLYSDVLYLLEDSCIKVVGPPASSHMFCRLVEMEMSKVKGQHVDPKATMSQR